One Chryseobacterium indoltheticum DNA segment encodes these proteins:
- a CDS encoding transposase produces MKNIISKTDAEDTKVIRLYGEIFRPEVYIPKSIEIEHLDQEIKLLNDLEEEKRRYSVKLKSLRYNSQLNPNTEKHYEKRLKQLDKEIREVEMRLPQLQDEEFREIKGLIQSVSGIGEKTSLQLMTATSGFKNFDSSKSLVKYFGLAPRIYQSGKKSYSPGKCRTSKTHIRSLLYVCSWTAIKHNTQCKELYLRLLEKGKPKKLALIAVCNKLLRTCFGVVKNKTAYQQNFQKNFKILT; encoded by the coding sequence ATGAAAAATATCATCAGCAAAACTGATGCAGAAGACACCAAAGTCATCAGACTTTATGGAGAGATTTTTCGTCCGGAAGTTTATATTCCCAAAAGCATCGAGATTGAACATCTTGACCAAGAAATAAAACTTCTGAATGATCTCGAGGAAGAGAAGCGACGGTATTCGGTAAAGCTAAAGTCACTTCGTTACAATTCTCAGCTCAATCCTAACACGGAAAAGCATTATGAAAAGAGATTAAAACAATTAGATAAAGAAATACGGGAAGTAGAAATGAGGCTTCCACAACTTCAAGATGAAGAATTTAGAGAAATAAAAGGTTTGATACAAAGTGTTTCGGGAATTGGGGAGAAGACCTCCCTTCAACTGATGACCGCTACATCTGGTTTTAAAAATTTTGATTCATCGAAATCACTCGTAAAATATTTTGGATTGGCTCCACGTATTTATCAATCAGGAAAGAAATCATATTCTCCCGGTAAGTGCCGTACATCCAAAACGCACATTAGAAGTTTGCTATATGTTTGTTCCTGGACGGCAATAAAACATAATACGCAGTGCAAAGAACTTTATCTGCGACTATTGGAAAAAGGAAAGCCTAAAAAACTTGCATTAATTGCAGTTTGTAACAAGTTGCTGAGGACTTGTTTTGGTGTTGTGAAAAACAAAACTGCATATCAACAAAATTTTCAAAAAAACTTTAAAATTTTAACCTGA